Proteins from a genomic interval of Planctomycetota bacterium:
- a CDS encoding 4Fe-4S binding protein — translation MAKQGVRPHPLHIARVTVQLLLLALFLGLLLWTVRGSAVSAHPWLARLFLISDPLVLVGAALAGAFATALLAALAVVGLSLLAPRAYCGWICPLGTLQDVADKLLFRRRDRSANPAPRLRQVKYGLLAALLVLAVFGLGVYGWFDPISIMTRSFGTALVPIAQDAGKTALVAAEKAEMPGAAGAYDWARAHRLISDDANFKEGGRWAATRWGWTFVALLLAVLLVQAYQKRFWCRNLCPLGALLGLVGS, via the coding sequence ATGGCCAAGCAGGGCGTACGGCCACATCCGCTGCACATCGCGCGCGTCACCGTTCAACTCCTGTTGCTCGCGCTCTTTCTCGGCCTGCTCCTCTGGACGGTCCGCGGGTCGGCGGTGTCAGCCCATCCGTGGCTCGCGCGCCTGTTCCTGATTTCCGATCCGCTGGTCCTCGTCGGCGCGGCGCTTGCGGGAGCGTTCGCGACGGCGCTCCTGGCAGCGCTGGCGGTGGTCGGCCTGTCGCTCCTCGCGCCGCGGGCATATTGCGGATGGATCTGCCCCCTCGGAACCCTCCAGGACGTGGCCGACAAACTCCTCTTCCGCCGGCGCGACCGGTCGGCCAACCCGGCCCCTCGCCTCAGGCAGGTGAAATACGGCCTGCTGGCGGCCCTGCTGGTGCTCGCGGTCTTCGGACTGGGCGTGTACGGCTGGTTCGACCCGATCTCCATCATGACCCGGTCGTTCGGGACGGCGCTCGTGCCGATCGCCCAGGACGCCGGGAAAACCGCGCTCGTCGCGGCTGAGAAGGCCGAGATGCCGGGCGCGGCCGGGGCGTACGACTGGGCCCGCGCCCACCGGCTGATTTCGGACGACGCCAATTTCAAGGAAGGCGGCCGGTGGGCCGCGACGCGATGGGGATGGACGTTCGTCGCCCTGCTGCTGGCGGTCCTTCTCGTACAGGCCTACCAGAAACGGTTTTGGTGCCGGAACCTCTGCCCGCTGGGGGCCCTGCTGGGCCTCGTGGGTTCC
- a CDS encoding DUF2283 domain-containing protein, with translation MKIIYDRDVDAITITFRETTVTTRELREGLFLDLDAEGRLAGIEILDASKRLGGKGPVTQASLVGISFKEAS, from the coding sequence ATGAAGATTATCTACGACCGCGACGTGGACGCGATCACCATCACGTTCCGAGAAACCACCGTAACCACAAGGGAATTGCGCGAGGGACTCTTTCTTGACCTGGATGCGGAGGGCCGGCTCGCCGGCATCGAGATACTCGATGCGAGCAAACGACTCGGCGGGAAGGGTCCGGTAACACAGGCCAGCCTGGTTGGAATCTCGTTCAAGGAAGCGTCGTGA